In Ovis canadensis isolate MfBH-ARS-UI-01 breed Bighorn chromosome 11, ARS-UI_OviCan_v2, whole genome shotgun sequence, one genomic interval encodes:
- the ST6GALNAC1 gene encoding alpha-N-acetylgalactosaminide alpha-2,6-sialyltransferase 1 isoform X1, with product MRPCPRRLCHLDQTIQGSLLLAVLIFLLFTLPSFIKEPNTKPSRNKHQQNIKERSPELLQNAMSQAPTTRRKATTHMGSVLGTHTRDTHPEATALMANQRRRAQTSKAHAEEPGRVPTPTGKAALQTQASKDTWVDTLPPTAGGGGVTSSRTEGPSLNSQNPRPTRGSRDWKARPTGPGAVPTEPRDSPATVAKTFLPKLQAGAQAGKGARGATPAATPSQDRAQPTRSSAPPRSPATQRSQKLKATNFKSEPQWDFEDEYSLEVGGLQTTCPDSVKIKASKSPWLRTLFLPNLTLFLDSGHFNQSEWDRLEHFSPPFGFMELNFSLVQKVVARFPPVPQQQLLLASLRPGSSRCISCAVVGNGGILNNSHVGPEIDSHDYVFRLSGAVIKGYEHDVGTRTSFYGFTAFSLTQSLLILGSRGFRHVPLGQDVRYLHFLEGTRDYEWLEALLLNRTVTSRNLSWFRRRPQEAFQEALQLDRYLLLHPDLLRYMKNRFLRSKTLNTAHWRIYRPTTGALLLLTALQLCDRVSAYGFITEGHERFSDHYYDKSWKRTIFYINHDFKLERTLWKRLHDEGIIRLYQRPMTSKPTI from the exons GAATAAGCATCAACAGAACATTAAGGAAAGGTCCCCAGAGTTACTGCAAAATGCCATGTCTCAGGCACCCACCACGAGAAGGAAGGCAACCACCCACATGGGGTCAGTACTGGGGACCCACACTCGGGACACACACCCCGAGGCCACAGCCCTCATGGCCAACCAGCGCAGAAGAGCGCAGACCAGCAAGGCCCATGCCGAGGAGCCAGGCAGAGTGCCCACCCCCACCGGAAAGGCAGCACTGCAGACACAGGCAAGCAAGGACACCTGGGTGGACACGCTGCCCCCAACggctggaggtgggggggtgACCTCCAGCAGGACTGAGGGGCCATCACTGAACAGTCAGAACCCAAGGCCAACCAGAGGATCCAGGGACTGGAAGGCGAGGCCCACAGGCCCTGGAGCGGTGCCCACGGAGCCACGGGACAGCCCGGCAACTGTAGCTAAGACCTTCCTTCCAAAACTCCAGGCCGGGGCACAGGCGGGAAAGGGAGCCAGAGGAGCCACCCCAGCAGCCACCCCCTCCCAGGACAGAGCCCAGCCCACACGGTCCTCGGCCCCTCCCCGGAGCCCTGCCACCCAGAGAAGCCAGAAGCTGAAGGCCACCAACTTCAAGTCTGAGCCCCAGTGGGATTTTGAGGACGAATACAGTCTGGAGGTGGGCGGCCTGCAGACG ACCTGCCCTGACTCGGTGAAGATCAAAGCCTCCAAGTCACCCTGGCTCCGGACTCTCTTTCTGCCCAACCTCACCCTCTTCCTGGACTCTGGACACTTCAACCAGAGCGAGTGGGACCGCCTGGAGCACTTCTCTCCGCCCTTCGGCTTCATGGAGCTCAATTTCTCCT TGGTGCAGAAGGTCGTGGCGCGCTTCCCCCCAGTGCCCCAGCAGCAGCTGCTCCTGGCCAGCCTCCGCCCCGGGAGCTCCCGGTGCATCAGCTGTGCCGTGGTGGGTAACGGGGGCATCCTGAACAACTCCCACGTGGGCCCAGAGATAGACAGCCACGACTACGTGTTCCG GCTGAGTGGTGCCGTCATTAAAGGCTATGAACACGATGTGGGTACTCGGACCTCCTTCTACGGCTTTACCGCCTTCTCTCTGACCCAGTCACTCCTTATACTGGGCAGTCGGGGTTTCCGGCACGTGCCTCTGGGCCAG GACGTCCGCTACCTGCACTTCCTGGAAGGCACCCGGGACTATGAGTGGCTGGAAGCACTGCTTCTGAATCGGACCGTGACTTCAAGGAACCTTTCCTGGTTCAG GCGCAGACCTCAGGAGGCCTTCCAGGAAGCCTTGCAACTGGACAGATACCTGTTGCTGCACCCAGACCTGCTCCGATACATGAAGAACAG ATTCCTGAGGTCTAAGACTCTGAACACTGCCCACTGGAGAATATACCGGCCCACCACGGGGGCCCTCCTGCTGCTCACTGCCCTCCAGCTCTGTGACCGG GTGAGTGCCTATGGGTTCATCACCGAGGGCCACGAACGCTTCTCTGACCACTACTATGATAAGTCCTGGAAACGAACGATCTTTTACATCAACCACGACTTCAAGTTGGAGAGGACGCTCTGGAAGCGGCTACATGATGAAGGTATCATCCGGCTGTACCAACGTCCTATGACTTCCAAGCCAACCATCTGA
- the ST6GALNAC1 gene encoding alpha-N-acetylgalactosaminide alpha-2,6-sialyltransferase 1 isoform X2 — protein sequence MRPCPRRLCHLDQTIQGSLLLAVLIFLLFTLPSFIKEPNTKPSRNKHQQNIKERSPELLQNAMSQAPTTRRKATTHMGSVLGTHTRDTHPEATALMANQRRRAQTSKAHAEEPGRVPTPTGKAALQTQAGAQAGKGARGATPAATPSQDRAQPTRSSAPPRSPATQRSQKLKATNFKSEPQWDFEDEYSLEVGGLQTTCPDSVKIKASKSPWLRTLFLPNLTLFLDSGHFNQSEWDRLEHFSPPFGFMELNFSLVQKVVARFPPVPQQQLLLASLRPGSSRCISCAVVGNGGILNNSHVGPEIDSHDYVFRLSGAVIKGYEHDVGTRTSFYGFTAFSLTQSLLILGSRGFRHVPLGQDVRYLHFLEGTRDYEWLEALLLNRTVTSRNLSWFRRRPQEAFQEALQLDRYLLLHPDLLRYMKNRFLRSKTLNTAHWRIYRPTTGALLLLTALQLCDRVSAYGFITEGHERFSDHYYDKSWKRTIFYINHDFKLERTLWKRLHDEGIIRLYQRPMTSKPTI from the exons GAATAAGCATCAACAGAACATTAAGGAAAGGTCCCCAGAGTTACTGCAAAATGCCATGTCTCAGGCACCCACCACGAGAAGGAAGGCAACCACCCACATGGGGTCAGTACTGGGGACCCACACTCGGGACACACACCCCGAGGCCACAGCCCTCATGGCCAACCAGCGCAGAAGAGCGCAGACCAGCAAGGCCCATGCCGAGGAGCCAGGCAGAGTGCCCACCCCCACCGGAAAGGCAGCACTGCAGACACAG GCCGGGGCACAGGCGGGAAAGGGAGCCAGAGGAGCCACCCCAGCAGCCACCCCCTCCCAGGACAGAGCCCAGCCCACACGGTCCTCGGCCCCTCCCCGGAGCCCTGCCACCCAGAGAAGCCAGAAGCTGAAGGCCACCAACTTCAAGTCTGAGCCCCAGTGGGATTTTGAGGACGAATACAGTCTGGAGGTGGGCGGCCTGCAGACG ACCTGCCCTGACTCGGTGAAGATCAAAGCCTCCAAGTCACCCTGGCTCCGGACTCTCTTTCTGCCCAACCTCACCCTCTTCCTGGACTCTGGACACTTCAACCAGAGCGAGTGGGACCGCCTGGAGCACTTCTCTCCGCCCTTCGGCTTCATGGAGCTCAATTTCTCCT TGGTGCAGAAGGTCGTGGCGCGCTTCCCCCCAGTGCCCCAGCAGCAGCTGCTCCTGGCCAGCCTCCGCCCCGGGAGCTCCCGGTGCATCAGCTGTGCCGTGGTGGGTAACGGGGGCATCCTGAACAACTCCCACGTGGGCCCAGAGATAGACAGCCACGACTACGTGTTCCG GCTGAGTGGTGCCGTCATTAAAGGCTATGAACACGATGTGGGTACTCGGACCTCCTTCTACGGCTTTACCGCCTTCTCTCTGACCCAGTCACTCCTTATACTGGGCAGTCGGGGTTTCCGGCACGTGCCTCTGGGCCAG GACGTCCGCTACCTGCACTTCCTGGAAGGCACCCGGGACTATGAGTGGCTGGAAGCACTGCTTCTGAATCGGACCGTGACTTCAAGGAACCTTTCCTGGTTCAG GCGCAGACCTCAGGAGGCCTTCCAGGAAGCCTTGCAACTGGACAGATACCTGTTGCTGCACCCAGACCTGCTCCGATACATGAAGAACAG ATTCCTGAGGTCTAAGACTCTGAACACTGCCCACTGGAGAATATACCGGCCCACCACGGGGGCCCTCCTGCTGCTCACTGCCCTCCAGCTCTGTGACCGG GTGAGTGCCTATGGGTTCATCACCGAGGGCCACGAACGCTTCTCTGACCACTACTATGATAAGTCCTGGAAACGAACGATCTTTTACATCAACCACGACTTCAAGTTGGAGAGGACGCTCTGGAAGCGGCTACATGATGAAGGTATCATCCGGCTGTACCAACGTCCTATGACTTCCAAGCCAACCATCTGA